In the genome of Simkaniaceae bacterium, the window ATGGTGACCCCGCTGATACAACGATGAGATCGCCATAATTGAGAATTTTTCTATCCATAGCAAAGTGACTTGCGACATGAATGGCTTCGCTGACCGAACTCACCTTCTTTAAAATCGGGATAATTCCCCAATTCATAGCGAGTTGATGATAGGTCTTTTCAAATGGCGTGATGGCTAAGATGGGCAAATCGGGACGGAAGCGAGAAATTGATCGAGCTGTCCCTCCCTTCATGGTACATACAATAATCCCCTTGGCATCCGCACTATAGCTCGTTTTCACGCTGGCCGACGCAACGGCTGAAGAGACATCATAAAAGTGTTTGCCAAGGCGATGAAAGAAATATTCTCGGTATTTAAAGTCCCGCTCGGTTTCATCAATAACCTTTTTCATCATTTCTACAGTTTCTATCGGATATTTACCAACAGCCGTTTCCCCGGATAACATGACACAAGAGGCCGAATCATAAATGGCATTGGCAACATCAGATACTTCTGCCCTTGTTGGAGAAGGATGATTGATCATCGATTCAAGCATTTGAGTGGCAACGGCAACGGGTTTTCCCACGCGGTAAGATTTTAAAATAAATTCCTTCTGGAGTTTTGGAACTTGTTCGATCGGCATTTCAACACCGAGATCGCCTCTAGCAACCATAATTCCGTCAGCAACATGGACGATACTATCAAAATTCTGAACGCCAAAATAGCTCTCTATTTTGGCCATAACAGCAATATTGGGTTGCCCAAATTGGGATAACAATCGTTTAATTTCCATGACATGCTCTGCATTGCATACGAAAGAAGCGGCAATGACATCAATATCTTGTTTGCTCCCGAATTCAATATCCTCAACGTCTTTATCCGTCACTGCCGGAATAACAATTCCGCCCTTTGGAATATTGACTCCCTTGTGGTTTTTTAAAGTTCCGCCATTTGAAAATTGAATCACAGCGCGATCGGTATTGACTTCAATCACTTCGGAGCGCAGGGCCCCGTCATCGAATAAAATGACCATTCCCACTTTAAGCTGATCAATCACATCAGCCGGATAGATTGCAATCTCATTGGGGGAAGTGATTGGAGTTTGATCCTTGAGAAGAACAAGCCTTGTCGAAACAGCGACCTCAACTGACTGATTCACAACTTGCGTCACGCGGATTTCCGGCCCTTTGGTATCGAGCATGATCGCAAGGGGAACATTGCATTCTCTTCTCGCCTCTTTAACATTAGCAATTGTTTGAGCATGCTCTTCGT includes:
- the pyk gene encoding pyruvate kinase is translated as MPPRTKIICTLGPSCRTKERIIQLIRAGMNVARINFSHGTHEEHAQTIANVKEARRECNVPLAIMLDTKGPEIRVTQVVNQSVEVAVSTRLVLLKDQTPITSPNEIAIYPADVIDQLKVGMVILFDDGALRSEVIEVNTDRAVIQFSNGGTLKNHKGVNIPKGGIVIPAVTDKDVEDIEFGSKQDIDVIAASFVCNAEHVMEIKRLLSQFGQPNIAVMAKIESYFGVQNFDSIVHVADGIMVARGDLGVEMPIEQVPKLQKEFILKSYRVGKPVAVATQMLESMINHPSPTRAEVSDVANAIYDSASCVMLSGETAVGKYPIETVEMMKKVIDETERDFKYREYFFHRLGKHFYDVSSAVASASVKTSYSADAKGIIVCTMKGGTARSISRFRPDLPILAITPFEKTYHQLAMNWGIIPILKKVSSVSEAIHVASHFAMDRKILNYGDLIVVSAGSPFNVSGSTNMMIVDIIGDVLARGEGHGSYERVYGQVCVVLTPNEKAYYASKNKIIILSRCDEAYEHIIRNSLAVILQNPSDDHRSEEKALELTLKYKIPLITRADNALSILQDNQFVTMDAEKGIIFKGTIDPNLHYENDTCRYHPPLG